CAAAAGGAAAATATGTGTACACAGACAACAGCAGCCTGCCCGGCCAAATTCCCTCCCTGGATATGATCTGCGACAGCACAGGCTGCCCGGAGCAGTCCGCCCAATATATTTTAGAGGCCATAGAACACAAAAAGCACGTGGCTGTAATTACAAAAGACTGCGACGCCTGCATAGGCCCTATTCTGAGGAAAAAGGCTGATGAGAACAACGTAGTTTATACTCCTGTGGACGGAGACCAGCACGGGCTTCTGATTCAAATGTACCAGTGGGCCAAATCTATTGGATTAACAGTTTTATGCGGGGGAAAGGCTACAGACGGGGAATTTATTTATAGTAGAGAAGAGGGTACAGTTTCTATAAAAACAGATAAGGTTGTTTCCTACCCGTTTCAGACAGCTGTGAAAATTTCTGAACAGGACAGAAAATATTTTGAAAAGATTCCTGAGGGCTGTGTTTCAGAGTATATCAACCGCCGGCAAAAGGCTTTAGAAGCACTTCCGCCTCCAGGGGCCTACGATTTGTGTGAAATGACTATCGCCGCCAATTACACTGGTTTGTCCCCGCAAACAGACAGGCTTCTTCACGCTCCTATGAGAATCTCTGAGATTCCACAGGTGTACGGAAATATTTCCCACGGAGGTTTATTAGAAAAAGATGAAACATTAGACCTGGTAACATGCCTCCATGAGCCTGCAGACGCCGGACTGGGAGGAGGCGTATTTTTAGTGGTGAGAAGCGATAACGAGTATTCAAATGAAATTCTGGCTACAAAGGGACAGATTACAAATCACGATAAAAGCGCCACTGTTATTTACCGGCCCTATCATTTATGCGGGGTGGAGACGCCTGTGACCCTTCTTACAGCCGGCCTTTTAGGCCTTCACACTGCCTCTGACAGCTACCTTCCCCGGTACCAGCTGGCAAAAATCGCGGCCCGTCCTATTTTCCCGGGAGAAGTTTTCGGCGGGGACCACTGCACTGCTTTGGCCGGCGCAATTAAGCCTTATGCTCTCGTAAAACCGGGCAACTATGCAGAAGGCCATCTTTTAACAGGAAACAAAGCCAAAACCTACATTCCTAAAGGAGCTGTGATTACTTATGATATGGTGGAGGAGCCAGAGCACTCTGTCTTATGGCGGCTGAGGCGGGAACAGGACGCACTTTTTGCCTCCCCCGCTGAATAATAAATCAAAACTTCATTACAAAAGGCCATGGTCCGGAATACCCGAACCATGGCCCTTAATTATGCCGTAAGACTTAAAAACTCAATTATTTCAGAGTAACTTTTGCGCCTTCTGCTTCTAATTTTGTCTTGATGTCTTCTGCTTCTTCCTTGGAAGCGCCAGCTTTTACTACCTTTGGTGCGCCGTCAACTACTTCTTTAGCTTCCTTTAAGCCTAAGCCAGTAACTTCACGAACAACCTTGATAACTTTAACCTTGTTAGCGCCAACCTCTGTCAGCTCAACATCAAACTCTGTCTTCTCTTCTTCAGCTGCTGCGCCAGCGCCTGCTGCTGCTACTACAACGCCTGCTGCTGCAGATACGCCAAACTCTTCTTCACATGCTTTTACTAATTCATTTAACTCTAATACGGATAATTCCTTGATAGCTTCGATAAACTCAGCGGTTGTTAACTTTGCCATTTTATATTCCTCCTGATTATTCATTTATTCTTTTTGTTTTAACAGTAATTATGCTTCTTTAGATTCTGCAATCTGATTAAGCACACGAGCGAAGTTGGTAATTGGGGACTGAATGCTTCCCAGCAATTTTCCAAGAAGGATCTCTCTGGATGGGATGGTTGCGATAACCTGAATTCCCTTCTCATCGTAGTATGTTCCCTCTACAACGCCTGCCTTTAATTCCAGCTTGTCAGCTGTCTTTGCAAATTCAGCCAGAATTCTTGCAGGAGCTGTTGCATCTTCCTTAGATACAGCTAAAGCTGTAGGTCCTTCCAGATGTGGCTCCAGAGCCTCGAACTCTGTTCCTTTTGCAGCAAAGCGGATCATTGTATTTTTGTAAACTTTATATACAACTCCTGCTTCTCTTAACTTTTTACGCAGAGCAGTATCCTGTTCTACAGTCAATCCACGGTAATCTACGATTACTGCTGATTTTGCACCGTTGAAAAGTTCAGAGATTTCAGCTACAATCGGCTGTTTTAATTCAACTTTTGCCATGAATGGTTTACCTCCTATTTTATTTTGAAGTATCACCTGCGAAAAAAACTCCCTGTCAAGGACAGAGAGGTCTACAATTCTCGTATGAGTTTGTATGTTCCTCGGTAGGCGTTTTCATCTTATGCCTTGCGGCGCCTACTGTCTTCGGCAGTCAATACTGGTGTAGTATATCATTTGCATTTCTTCTTGTCAAGCTGTTTCTTCTCAATTTACAGCAAATAAAAATTTATAGTAAAAAACCGCGGCCAGCTCCAGAAGAAAATAAATCTCCTGCGCTCTGCTGCGGTTTTTTACTTGTTTTCTATTTGTTTTGATGCAAATAAAAGGATTAGTTTGTCAACTTAGCAACGTTCAGTTTTACACCAGGTCCCATAGTAGATGTTAAAGCAACGCTCTTTAAGTAAGCGCCCTTAACTGTACTTGGTTTTGCCTTCATAATTGCATCAACAAGCGTCTGGAAGTTGTCCGCTAATTGTTCTTCTGTGAAAGAAGCTTTACCAACTGGCACGTGGATAATATTTGTCTTGTCAAGTCTGTACTCAATCTTACCAGCTTTGATATCGTTAATTGCCTTTGTTACATCCATAGTAACAGTACCGGCTTTTGGGTTTGGCATTAAGCCTTTTGGTCCCAGTACACGTCCCAGACGTCCAACAACGCCCATCATGTCCGGTGTAGCTACAACTACATCAAAGTCTAACCAGCCTTCGTTCTGGATTCTTGGAATTAATTCCTCTGCTCCTACGTAATCTGCGCCTGCTGCCTGAGCCTCGTCAGCCTTAGGTCCTTTTGCAAATACAAGAATTCTTACAGTTTTACCTGTTCCATGAGGCAGTACAACTGCACCACGGATCTGCTGGTCAGCGTGACGTCCGTCACATCCTGTTCTGATATGAGCTTCAATAGTCTCGTCAAATTTAGCAACGGCATTCTTCTTTACAAGAGAGATTGCCTCTGTTACGTCATAAAGAGTTGTACGGTCTACTGTTTTAGCAGCCTCAATATATCTTTTTCCTCTTTTCATTATAAATAACCTCCTAGTGGTATTGTCGGGGATTTTCCCTCCCACGTTTTTCAATTAAACTTCAAAGCCATGTCAGGCATTCACTGATATATGCAGCTTATTCAGCTACTGTGATACCCATACTTCTTGCTGTACCTGCGATCATGCTCATAGCAGCTTCCAAGCTGGCTGCATTTAAGTCTGGCATTTTCAGTTCAGCGATCTTCTGAAGTTCTTCCTTGGAAATAGTAGCTACTTTTGTTTTGTTTGGAGTTGCAGAACCAGATTTAAGCTTGCAAGCTTTCTTTAACAAAACAGCAGCTGGAGGAGTCTTTGTAATAAAGCTGAAACTTCTGTCAGCATAAACAGTAATAACAACCGGGATAACTAAGTCTCCCTGGTCTGCTGTTCTTGCATTGAATTCTTTTGTAAACTGTACAATGTTTACACCGTGCTGTCCAAGAGCAGGACCAACTGGTGGAGCTGGTGTAGCCTTTCCAGCAGGAATCTGTAATTTAATATAACCTGTTACTTTCTTTGCCATAGTTAGGCACCTCCTAAATATTGTGGTATTGTCGGGGATTTCCCTCCCACCAGCCTTTCATAAAAAGGCCGATTATTGTTACATTTTCTTCACTTCTGTGAAATTCAGTTCAACCGGGGTTTCACGGCCAAACATCTCAACACTGATTGTAATAGACTTCTTCGCCTCGTTGATGGACTTAATTGCTCCCACTGTGTCCTTCCATGCTCCGGCGATTACAACGATTACATCGCCTACCTCATAGTCTACAGACACCTCTGGCGCCTGGAAGCCCAGGCTTGCAATTTCTTCCTCAGTAAGAGGAACTGGCTTGGAACCCGGACCGACAAATCCTGTCACACCGCGGGTGTTCCTTACAACGTACCAGGTATCGTCATTCATCACCATTTTGATGAGAACATAACCTGGAAACATTTTTTTGTCTGCTTTTTTCTCCACGCCGTTTTTGATCTCAACTACAGGCTGCAGCGGAACGGAAACTTCCAGAATCTGATCCTGAAGATTTCTGTTCTCAATGGTCTTCTCAATGTCCACTTTTACTTTGTTCTCATAACCTGAATAGGTATGCACTACATACCAATGTGCGTCTGCCATATCGTCACCCTTTGCCTTATCGAACCAGGATACGGTCCAGGCCAAATTTAATAATGAAATCCAGGATTGCAATTATTAAGCCTAAAACCACAGATGAAATAAGAACTGCAATCGTCTGTTTTTTCAAAGTATCCTGATTTGGCCAGATAATTTTTTTAAACTCGGACTGCAAACCCTTTATGAAACTCTTTTTAGGAGTCTCGCTGCTTTTTGCTGTATCTCCCATAATCTCACATCCTTTACTGAGCCTGATTACTTAGTTTCCTTGTGTAAAGTATGTGTCTTACAGAATCTGCAGTACTTTTTAGTTTCCATCCTGTCTGGATGAGTCTTCTTATCCTTGGTCATGTTGTAGTTACGTTGTTTGCATTCTGTACATGCCAGTGTAATCTTTGTGCGCACGACTTCCACCTCCACTTAAATTTTCGTTGTTGTTGGGCCTTTTTTAAATTTAAGCATAAAAAAAAGACCTAAGCTCTTCCATTCGCCCGTCCACTATATCACAAATCCCGGATATCGTCAAGGTTTTTCCTATACCATCAGCTGAAAATTATCAATATCTAAATACCTTCCGAATTTTACTCCCACCTGACAAATCCTTCCGCAGAACTGAAAACCAAATCTTTCATGTAAGTGAATGCTGGCCTCATTCCCTGCTGTAATAACAGAGACCACTGTGTGAATTTTAGGATTTTCCCTGGCTTCCTTCAGCACAGCCTCCATCAGCTTTCCGGCAATCCCCTGCTTCCTGTATTCTGAGTGAATATAAACAGATAATTCCACTGTGGCCTCATATGCCTCCTTATCCCGGTAGGGAGATAAGCTGGCATAGCCTGCCACCTTCCCATCCTTTACTGCAACAAGAAGAGGATGAACAGATGAGCTGTGTTCCATAAACCAGCTTTCTCTTTCCTCCTCTGTTTTAGGATAAATGTCAAAGGTAGCCACTCCGTTTTCCACTTCATAATTATAAATATAAGTCAACTCTTTTATGTCTCTTTTTTCTGCTTTTCTGATCATTATATCCATATTTTATTTTTTCCTGCCTGTTTTTCATTTTCCTTATTTTATATTTTCCTTATTATAATTCCTTCTGTCCCTCCTGTCCACTTTTAACAGGCCTTATTTTTCCTGAACTACGGCGTTGCCCCCGTTTTTTATAAAATCAGTGGGGCTGATTCCCGTGTATTTTTTAAATACGCTGCAAAAATACTTGTACTCGCTAAACCCCAGCTGATCAGAGATTTCATATACTCTCATAGTCCCTTTATTTAACAGATGCAAAGACTTTTTAATCCTGTACTGGTTTAAAATATCTACAAATGTAGCGTTTAAGCTGTTTTTTAATCTTCTGCTGAGAAAGCTGGCGCTGATTCCCAGTTCCTCCGCCACTGAATTAATACTAAGTTTTTCTGTATAGTGCAGCTTTATAATTTCATACGTCCCCTTTACATAAGGGTCCATACTGTTTTTGGCGCTGGTAAATATTTTCCACTCCCCGTCTCCAGGCAAAGCTCTTTTATCTGAAAGCTCCTGAAGCTTTTCCATTCTGCGGCCGCTTTCAATTTTCCCTTTAATTTTTTCTATAGCAGCCTCCAACTCCTCCTCGTCTACAGGCTTTAGCAGATAATCAGAAGCCCCCACTTTAAGCGCCTGTTTGGCTAAATTAAATTCAGAATAGCTGGTCAGAATAATGCTGTAAAACTTTTCTTCCATTTGTGCTTTTTCTATCATCTCTAACCCGGACATTTTAGGCATTCTAATATCTGTAAGCACAATGTCCGGCTTTTGTTCACGAATCATCTCAAGGCCCGCTTCCCCGTCCTTTGCCACCCCTGCTATAATACAGCCGTAGTCTAACCAGTTAATAGCAAATTCCAGACCTTTTCTGATAATCTCCTCATCCTCAGCAATTAACACCTTTAATAGCATTTTATCACTCCCCCCTAATTATCATAAACTCCTCATCAGGGTCATTATTATTTACAGGAATAGTGAGAAACACTGTGGTTCCCTCCCCCTGCCTGCTTTCCAGCCTGATTCCCCAGTCCACCCCGTAGACTAAAAGAATTCTCCGGTGAACATTGTACAGTCCAATATGTTCCGACCTGTTTAATCTGGATTTCAAATTTTCCCTCAGACTATTTAACAGCCCCTCCTCAATTCCGCATCCATTATCTTTTATCCGGATTTCCAGCCTGTCCTTCAAAAGCTCTCCCTCAATTATAATTTCCAATCCGTTGTCTTCCTGGAATCCGTATTTAATAGAATTTTCCACTAAAGGCTGAAGAATCATTTTAGGCACTGTCACCAGCTGGTCCTGCTGTTCTATGCAAATCTTATATTTCAATCTGTCTCCGTAACGGTACAGCATAATCTGCAGATATCTGTCCACAAATTCCAGCTCTTCCCTTAACTCTACAGTGTCCCTTTCATGCTGAATGCTGTAGCGCAAAAGCCTGGCTAAGCTTACAATCATTTTTTCTGCCGCTTTAGGCTCAAATTTAATCATATATCGAATAGATTCTAATGTATTAAACAGAAAATGAGGATTAAACTGGGACTCCATAGCCTGAACTGTAGCCGTCATATTTTCCTGAGCCAACTGCTGGTGGCGGCTGATTAAATGGCGCAGGCTGCCTAGCATCATATTAAATGATTTACTGATTACCTCAAACTCATCATTGCTCTGAATGTCTAAGGTTACGTCCAGATCGCCTTTTTCCACCTGGCCTAAAGCCTGGGCCAGCTGGCCTATCATCTCTGTTTTATCCCTGGATATGGTTTTAGCGCTGATTTGAATGGTTATCACCATGGTGACAGAAAGCACTATTACAATGGCAAAGGATATAATAATCAGCTGCATAAACGCAGTACAATCAGAAAAAGCTATAATTTCTGTTTTTTCCTTTAACTGTGTGCTGCTTATATAATAGCAGCGCCCCTTATGCCATTTTATTCCTGAACCGTCTCTTAATTTTTCATCTAATTTGCCTCTGTCATTTTCAAAGGCAAGGCCATTTTCTGAGAAAATGCGGTAAAATCCATTGGTAATAACAATAGACAGCTCCTGATTGCCTAAATAATCGTTAAAGCTGCCGGCAGATATAACAAATCCTCCATATCCCCACTGTCCATTTTCATCTGATATTTTTCTGAAGGCAATGTAAAGAGGAGATGATGTTCTGTTTAAGTTGTAGCTGTCATACATAAAGCGCAGCTCTGTTTTATCCTCATCCCTGCAGATCATGGAAAGCCTGTTTTGTATATACTGAATAATAATAGGGTCCTGCCCTGTGGAAAAAACTACGTCCCCGTTTTGATCAAATAAATAATAATCTCCCCTTAGGCTTTGAGTATTTAAAAATTCATAGATTTCTGAAACAATATCCACTCTATAAGACACAGAGTTCTGAAATTCTCCTAAATTTATACTTTCCCCTATAGAATCAGCCTCTTTTAAATAAGCCTCAGACACTTGAGAAAAGAAATCTGAAAACTCTCTGCAGGATTTCTTATTTTTAGCTGTAATGATGCCCATGCCGATTACAGTAAACGCCAGCACCAGCACTACAATAGATAAAATACAGGGTGCAAGCGCATGAACAACCAGACTTCTTCGGATTTCTTCTTTAAAACTTGTCTGTTTATTCTTGTTCATACACTGCACCCTTAATCATTCAAATATGGTTTTTACTTCCACCTTAGTATATCACAAATTTTCTATGTGGTACATTTTATATTTATTTACATGGTTACGTCTCTGCTGCCTGATACTTTAAAGAATATGAGAAGAGAAATAACCGTGGTGGCCGTCAGCATGGTAGCCAGGGCCGCCGCTGTTCCGTAGCTGGCTCTGATTACTTCATTATAGATCGCTACTGACATGGTTCTGGTGTTGGCTGTGTAAAGCATTACAGAGGAGCTTAACTCATTAATCAGTGTAATCCAGCTTAAAATAGCTCCTGAGGCCACTCCAGGCATCATCATTTTCGCCGTTACCTTTACAAATGATCTGGCGGGAGAATCTCCTAGGCTGATAGCCGCCTCCTCCATACTTGGGCTGATCTGGTAAAGAATGGCTGAACTGGACCGCAAAGTATACGCCTGCCTTCTGATTACCAGGGATATAATGAGTATAATAGACGTACCTGCCAACATTAAAGGCTTATGATTAAACGCAATCAGCAAAGTAATACCTAAAACTGATCCTGGAACAATGTATGGGAACATTGCAATAGTGTCAATCAGGTTGGTCAGCCAGCTTTTTCTCCGCACTGCTAAATAAGCAATCAGCATACCCAGCACCACAATAATCACAATGGCAACCAGACAGTATAAATATGTATTTTTAATAGACTGAATTGCTGTGGAAAAAACCTTCTGGTAGCTTTCCAGAGAAAAGCCTTCCACAAAAACCTGAAGCTTTGTAGCCTTAAAGGAGGTATACACAACCATACACTGAGGGATAATGGAAAATCCTGCTAAAAGGTAAATGTATAAGTGGATTAAAACTCCCTTTATTCCTCCTGCAGCCTTTGGCTGAATCGGTCTGATAGAGCTCATGGAAAATGATTTTGTATTTACATACCATTTCTGGGCCAAAAATACAATAGCTGTTACCATTACCATAATGGTAGCCATGGAAGCTGCAAAGTTAGCGGAACCGCCTGACTCTCCTACAAACTCTGAGTATACCAGGGTAGGCATAACACGATAACCTTCTCCGATTAAGGCCGGTGTTCCAAAGTCTGCCATACAGTTCATAAATACCAGCAAAGCTGCGGCTACTAAAGTGGGGGTTACTAAAGGCATAATAACTGTAAATACCTTTTTCATTCCGCCGCAGCCCAGACTTTCCGCCGCCTCAGAAAGAGCCACGTCAATTTTCTTTAAAGCTCCCGACACATACATGTAAATAAAGGGATACAGCTTCAGGGCAAATACCAGAAGCATACCTCCAAACCCGTATATGGACGGCATGTGGATTCCAAAGGTGTTTTTTAAGAACTGGGTCACTGCTCCGCTTCTTCCCAGTAAAAGAATCCAGGAATAAGCTCCGATAAAGTTAGGGCTCATCATAGAAATAATAAATAAAATCTCTAAAATCCCCTTACCTTTAATTTTATAAAATGACATAAAGTATGCCAAAGGCCCGCCTAAAATGATTGCTACGGCAGTTACGCAGATTGTCAGCTTAAAAGAGTTAAGCAAAGCGCTTGTATAATACTTTTTCTGGAAGAATTTAGTATAATTGGCTATAGTCCAGGCCCCTGTCTCTGTATCTTTAAAACCGCTGAGAAACAGGCTGAGAAGGGGATATACTAAAAATACTGCAAACAGACAGATAATAGCCAGGGTTACTATTGTCCAGAAATCCCATTTAATTTTTCTATTGGTCATATCTCTTCACATCCTTTATCAGACTTTCTTCCATATCCTCAGTAAATACATTAATCTTGTTAGGATTGGGTCTGAGTCTGATAGTTTCTCCCACCTCAAATATTCTATCTACATGCCCCAGATCCTGAGAGTACTCAATACTTGGCTGATCCTCCACAACTGTTTTGTCAGGAAACTCCAGAAAATAATTTGTGTATTTTCCTAAAAATGTTCTGCTTATAATTCTGCATTCCATTCCATTTTCATTCATGGAGAATTCTTCTGGCCTGACAGAAATAATTACCTTTTGTCCATTCTGCACACGGGAATCCAGATTGTTCATAGGCACCTCATATCCGCCATTAAACTGTAAGCTTACGCTGTCTCCGGATTTCTTAACTGTGCCGTAAAATAAGTTGGAGTGCCCGATAAAGGTGGAAACAAATGCATTATAAGGACGGGCGTAAATATCCTGAGGCGTTCCGATCTGCTGAATGATTCCCAGCTTCATAACTGCAATTCTGTCAGAAATAGCCAAAGCCTCCTCCTGATCGTGAGTTACATAAACAGTTGTAATGCCTACCTGCTTCTGCACTTCACGGATGGCGCTTCTCATCTCGATTCTCAGCTTTGCATCCAGGTTAGATAACGGCTCATCCATTAAAAGTACCTGAGGATGAATAACGATCGCCCTGGCCAGAGCAACTCGCTGCTGCTGCCCGCCTGACAGCCTTTCTGGAAGTCTGTCCTGATATTCCTCAATTTTAACTACCTGAAGAATATCGTCCACACTTTTTTTCATCTCATCCTTAGGAATCTTTCTGATTTTCAGTCCGTATTCCACATTTTGACGCACTGTCAAATGAGGAAAGATGGCATAGCTTTGAAATACCATACCAATATTTCTTTTCTGGGCAGGAATCTGATTAATTACCTGGTCGTCAAAGGAAATGGTTCCTCCTTCAATACTGTTAAATCCTGCAATCATACGAAGCAAAGTGGTTTTTCCGCAGCCAGACGGCCCTAAAAGGGTGAAAAATTCCCCGTTTTTAATTTGAGCTGACAAATCTGGTATAATTGTTAAATCCCCATACTTTTTTACTACTTTCTCTATTCCTATTGAAACGCTCATACCTTATCTCTCCCCATTTATGCAGTTTATTCTGTGAAAATATCTTTAAACTGCTCCAGCCATTCTGCTTTGTGCTCTGCAGTATCTGTTTCATCATCTTCAATTACGTGAATATCTTCCATGCTGACCATAACGTCTCCTGAAGGCACGTCTTTGCGGATAGTTCTTCTGTACTGAGTATTATTCATATACTCCTGTACTTCCTGACTTGTAAGCCAATCCAGGAAAATCTGGGCATTTTTCTCATTTGGGCAGCCTTTAATGATGTAAGCGCCGTCGCCTCTGAAAATAACTCCCTCTTCCATGTAAATAGTCTTTACAGGCGCGCCTGCTCCTACGTACTGGGCAGAACCCTGCTCAAAAGTTAATCCTACTGTGTATTCTCCGTCTGCCACTCCTTTATAAACAGCTGAAGAACCGCCTAACAGCTTGCCGTCTAACTGCTGGCAGAACTGCCTTACATATTCCCATCCGTTTTCAGGATTTCCTTCTCCCATAGCGTACAGCATATTTACTAAATGCTCAAAGGATGAGGAGGAAGCCGCAGGATCAGCAAATGCAATTTTTCCCTTTAATTCCGGATTCAGCAAATCCTCGTAGCCGTTGATTTCAATATCTCCGATTAATTCTGTATTTACCATAATAACCGACGGCACTGTGTCAAATCTGGTAAGATTTCCCTCCACATTTTTGTATTCATCGTAAAATGCGTCCTCATTTACACAAGTGTAATCTGCAAAGTATTCGCTTTGATTTTTTACTGTTCCAATGGTGCCGGACCAAAGAATATCTGCCTGTGGATTATCCGCCTCTGTCTGAATCCTTTTCAGGGCGTCTCCTGTTCCCATGGCCAGACACTCTGCGTCAATTCCCGTATCTTCCTCAAACATGGATAACATGGAATCAATCATGGACTCTGTAAGCGGACTGTAAATAATCAGCTTTCCTCCATCCTCTTTGGCCTCTCCTTTATCCTCTGCCTGTGTCTGCCCTCCGTCTGCCTTAGGCGCTTCAGAGCTTCCCCCGCCTCCGCATCCGGCAAGTCCTGCTGCCGCCAAAGAAATACATAATGCTGCTAATGTTCTTTTTTTCATAGTAAAACCCTCCTATTTTTGCTTTCCTCTGAAAATTCAGTATTTCTAGCTTTATTGTACAAAAAAAGCAGGGGGGAAGCCATCCTGCTTTCTGCAAAATTATCCAAAATACTGAACCTTATTTACTTTCCGTATCCAATACAGATACAAATAATATAAACCTCCTTGGCGCCGGCCGTTTTTAAGGCCCTGGTACAGGCTTCCCCTGTGCTCCCTGTAGTATAAATATCATCTACTAAAATAATTGTTTTCACTTCCTCAGGCAATTTTTTAACGCAAAAAGCCTTTTGCAGATTTTTCAGCCTGTCCTCCGGATTTAAATCTTTTTGAGGCTGAGTTCTTTTATTTCTTTTTAATATGTGCCTGTTTACCGGTATTTTAACTCCCGTCCTTTGTTCCAGCTCCTTTGAAATTTTCTCCGCTAAGACCTCCGCCTGATTAAATCCCCTTTCCCTTTTTCTGGAGGGGTGTACAGGGACGGGCACAAAAACATCAGGTTTTATTCTTATCATTTGTTTTTCAAATTTTACCGCAATGGCCATGGCGTAAAAGTCCAAATATTCTTTTTTATTATGATACTTAATTCCGGCCATAGATTTTTTGGCAGCCTCATTATAATTTAATAAAGCCATCCCTTTTTCAAAGGTGCGTTTTCTTCTTGTACAGTCTCTGCAGTACTCTATTCTCTGGCTGATTACTTCCTTGCCGCACTTAAAACATGTTGGGGATTTTGTAAAAGATAATTTGTGAAAACAATCCTGACAAATCAGGCTGCCTCTAAAAGAAATTACGCTGTCGCAGACTGGACAGCGCCTGGGAAAAATTGTCTGGGAAAATAACTGAAGTAGAATATCCAGCCATTTTCCCCAGTATTTATAGAATTGCTTTTTCATAAAAATCACTGTTGTCTTCCTGTTCCTCCTGATACTGTTTTAACTCCCTTAACCTATTTTTTAATCCGGAATACCGCCTTTGCTCTGTTTCATTATTTACCATAGACTGAAAGGTATCTGGCAGACCTACTAAACATACGCAGGCCC
The window above is part of the Lachnoclostridium edouardi genome. Proteins encoded here:
- a CDS encoding sensor histidine kinase; the protein is MNKNKQTSFKEEIRRSLVVHALAPCILSIVVLVLAFTVIGMGIITAKNKKSCREFSDFFSQVSEAYLKEADSIGESINLGEFQNSVSYRVDIVSEIYEFLNTQSLRGDYYLFDQNGDVVFSTGQDPIIIQYIQNRLSMICRDEDKTELRFMYDSYNLNRTSSPLYIAFRKISDENGQWGYGGFVISAGSFNDYLGNQELSIVITNGFYRIFSENGLAFENDRGKLDEKLRDGSGIKWHKGRCYYISSTQLKEKTEIIAFSDCTAFMQLIIISFAIVIVLSVTMVITIQISAKTISRDKTEMIGQLAQALGQVEKGDLDVTLDIQSNDEFEVISKSFNMMLGSLRHLISRHQQLAQENMTATVQAMESQFNPHFLFNTLESIRYMIKFEPKAAEKMIVSLARLLRYSIQHERDTVELREELEFVDRYLQIMLYRYGDRLKYKICIEQQDQLVTVPKMILQPLVENSIKYGFQEDNGLEIIIEGELLKDRLEIRIKDNGCGIEEGLLNSLRENLKSRLNRSEHIGLYNVHRRILLVYGVDWGIRLESRQGEGTTVFLTIPVNNNDPDEEFMIIRGE
- a CDS encoding ABC transporter permease; this encodes MTNRKIKWDFWTIVTLAIICLFAVFLVYPLLSLFLSGFKDTETGAWTIANYTKFFQKKYYTSALLNSFKLTICVTAVAIILGGPLAYFMSFYKIKGKGILEILFIISMMSPNFIGAYSWILLLGRSGAVTQFLKNTFGIHMPSIYGFGGMLLVFALKLYPFIYMYVSGALKKIDVALSEAAESLGCGGMKKVFTVIMPLVTPTLVAAALLVFMNCMADFGTPALIGEGYRVMPTLVYSEFVGESGGSANFAASMATIMVMVTAIVFLAQKWYVNTKSFSMSSIRPIQPKAAGGIKGVLIHLYIYLLAGFSIIPQCMVVYTSFKATKLQVFVEGFSLESYQKVFSTAIQSIKNTYLYCLVAIVIIVVLGMLIAYLAVRRKSWLTNLIDTIAMFPYIVPGSVLGITLLIAFNHKPLMLAGTSIILIISLVIRRQAYTLRSSSAILYQISPSMEEAAISLGDSPARSFVKVTAKMMMPGVASGAILSWITLINELSSSVMLYTANTRTMSVAIYNEVIRASYGTAAALATMLTATTVISLLIFFKVSGSRDVTM
- a CDS encoding ABC transporter ATP-binding protein, whose amino-acid sequence is MSVSIGIEKVVKKYGDLTIIPDLSAQIKNGEFFTLLGPSGCGKTTLLRMIAGFNSIEGGTISFDDQVINQIPAQKRNIGMVFQSYAIFPHLTVRQNVEYGLKIRKIPKDEMKKSVDDILQVVKIEEYQDRLPERLSGGQQQRVALARAIVIHPQVLLMDEPLSNLDAKLRIEMRSAIREVQKQVGITTVYVTHDQEEALAISDRIAVMKLGIIQQIGTPQDIYARPYNAFVSTFIGHSNLFYGTVKKSGDSVSLQFNGGYEVPMNNLDSRVQNGQKVIISVRPEEFSMNENGMECRIISRTFLGKYTNYFLEFPDKTVVEDQPSIEYSQDLGHVDRIFEVGETIRLRPNPNKINVFTEDMEESLIKDVKRYDQ
- a CDS encoding extracellular solute-binding protein, encoding MKKRTLAALCISLAAAGLAGCGGGGSSEAPKADGGQTQAEDKGEAKEDGGKLIIYSPLTESMIDSMLSMFEEDTGIDAECLAMGTGDALKRIQTEADNPQADILWSGTIGTVKNQSEYFADYTCVNEDAFYDEYKNVEGNLTRFDTVPSVIMVNTELIGDIEINGYEDLLNPELKGKIAFADPAASSSSFEHLVNMLYAMGEGNPENGWEYVRQFCQQLDGKLLGGSSAVYKGVADGEYTVGLTFEQGSAQYVGAGAPVKTIYMEEGVIFRGDGAYIIKGCPNEKNAQIFLDWLTSQEVQEYMNNTQYRRTIRKDVPSGDVMVSMEDIHVIEDDETDTAEHKAEWLEQFKDIFTE
- a CDS encoding ComF family protein, with protein sequence MKKQFYKYWGKWLDILLQLFSQTIFPRRCPVCDSVISFRGSLICQDCFHKLSFTKSPTCFKCGKEVISQRIEYCRDCTRRKRTFEKGMALLNYNEAAKKSMAGIKYHNKKEYLDFYAMAIAVKFEKQMIRIKPDVFVPVPVHPSRKRERGFNQAEVLAEKISKELEQRTGVKIPVNRHILKRNKRTQPQKDLNPEDRLKNLQKAFCVKKLPEEVKTIILVDDIYTTGSTGEACTRALKTAGAKEVYIICICIGYGK